A window from Frischella perrara encodes these proteins:
- the tgt gene encoding tRNA guanosine(34) transglycosylase Tgt: MKFELDNTDGLARRGRMKFDRRGVEYTVETPAFMPVGTYGTVKGMTPEEVAATGAQILLGNTFHLWLRPGQDIMRKHGDLHDFMQWKGPILTDSGGFQVFSLGELRKIKEEGVHFRNPINGDAIFLSPEISMEIQYDLGSDIVMIFDECAPFPADWDYVKKSMEMSLRWAKRSRQRFDELGNKNALFGIVQGGIHQELRDISIKGLTEIGFDGYAVGGLAVGEPKADMHRILEGTCPQLPADKPRYLMGVGKPEDLVEGVRRGIDMFDCVMPTRNARNGHLFVTNGVIKIRNAKYRDDTTPLDPECDCYTCKHYTKSYLHHLDKCGEILGARLNTIHNLRYYQRLMAEIRQAVAEQRYEEFVQEFYQQIGKTPAPFNHETSVK, translated from the coding sequence ATGAAGTTTGAATTAGATAACACGGATGGATTAGCTCGTCGTGGAAGAATGAAATTTGATCGTCGTGGTGTTGAGTATACGGTTGAAACGCCAGCATTTATGCCGGTGGGAACTTATGGCACAGTAAAAGGCATGACACCTGAAGAAGTGGCAGCAACAGGCGCACAGATCTTATTAGGTAATACCTTCCATTTATGGTTAAGACCCGGACAAGACATCATGCGTAAACATGGTGATTTACATGATTTTATGCAATGGAAAGGACCTATTTTAACCGATTCTGGTGGTTTTCAGGTATTTAGTCTAGGAGAACTGCGTAAGATCAAAGAAGAGGGAGTTCACTTCCGTAATCCTATCAACGGTGATGCAATTTTTCTATCGCCAGAAATTTCAATGGAAATTCAATACGATCTGGGATCGGACATTGTTATGATCTTTGATGAGTGTGCACCATTTCCTGCTGATTGGGATTATGTTAAAAAATCAATGGAAATGTCATTACGTTGGGCAAAACGCAGTCGTCAGCGATTTGATGAATTAGGTAATAAAAATGCGCTGTTTGGTATTGTGCAAGGTGGTATTCATCAAGAGCTTCGTGATATTTCTATCAAAGGATTAACCGAAATCGGTTTTGATGGTTATGCAGTAGGCGGGTTAGCTGTCGGTGAACCTAAGGCAGATATGCATCGAATTTTAGAAGGCACATGCCCACAATTACCTGCTGATAAACCGCGTTACCTCATGGGAGTAGGTAAGCCCGAAGATTTAGTGGAAGGTGTGCGTCGTGGTATTGATATGTTTGATTGTGTCATGCCAACTCGTAATGCACGTAACGGTCATTTATTTGTAACTAACGGTGTTATTAAAATCCGTAATGCTAAATATCGTGATGATACTACGCCTTTGGATCCCGAGTGCGATTGTTACACTTGCAAACATTACACTAAATCTTATTTACATCACTTAGATAAATGCGGTGAGATCTTAGGTGCTAGATTAAATACTATCCACAACTTACGTTATTATCAACGGTTAATGGCTGAAATTAGGCAGGCGGTTGCTGAACAACGTTATGAAGAGTTTGTTCAAGAGTTCTATCAACAAATTGGTAAAACACCGGCCCCTTTTAACCATGAAACATCGGTAAAATAG
- a CDS encoding M48 family metalloprotease — protein MKRLCNTAILACCLLMLSACQTNKITVMNHEQLQLLTDEQIIQFNQQSCARQDRYEVLASPSHALQQHLNNIVHPLPKSINNQILNYRVYINTQPAAWASLNGCVRVTSGLLKNLNDNEVQAVLAHEIGHIALKHSIKAFRAAKSAEVMSNNEIILLTPQSLTQQQELEADEFAINLLKQHHLNLDGLITMLDKLNHHQKQASHTHPDMIARKQALIRKIHAN, from the coding sequence ATGAAACGTTTATGTAATACAGCTATTTTAGCTTGTTGTCTTTTAATGCTCAGTGCATGTCAAACAAATAAAATAACGGTAATGAATCATGAGCAATTACAACTATTAACTGATGAGCAAATTATTCAATTCAATCAACAAAGTTGTGCAAGACAAGATCGATACGAGGTATTAGCCAGCCCATCTCATGCATTACAGCAGCATTTAAATAATATTGTCCATCCTTTACCGAAATCTATAAATAATCAAATATTAAATTATCGAGTTTATATCAATACGCAACCTGCGGCATGGGCTTCATTAAATGGATGTGTTAGAGTGACAAGCGGACTATTAAAAAATCTAAACGATAATGAAGTTCAAGCGGTACTGGCTCATGAAATTGGTCATATTGCTCTCAAGCACTCCATTAAGGCTTTTCGAGCAGCAAAATCGGCAGAAGTGATGAGTAATAATGAGATTATCCTCTTAACACCGCAATCACTAACTCAGCAACAAGAACTTGAAGCCGATGAATTTGCAATTAATTTACTAAAGCAGCACCATCTTAATCTTGATGGGTTAATTACTATGTTAGATAAACTTAATCATCATCAAAAACAAGCTAGTCATACGCATCCTGATATGATAGCAAGAAAACAAGCCTTAATTAGAAAAATACACGCTAATTAA
- the queA gene encoding tRNA preQ1(34) S-adenosylmethionine ribosyltransferase-isomerase QueA, with the protein MQLSDFHFDLPNELIARYPLENRSECRLLCLDGPSGQLENGIFTDILDKLHEGDLLVFNNTRVIPARLYGRKASGGKIEILVERILDNNRVLAHVKASKSPKVGAELLLGEHDQYQITMLARHDALFELQFPDDVLTILNQIGHIPLPPYIDRPDDEHDREVYQTVYNKVPGAVAAPTAGLHFDDGLLNQLKQKGVEMAFVTLHVGAGTFQPVRVDHITDHVMHAEYAQVPQEVVDAVLACKARGKRVIAVGTTSVRALESAAQKTGHIAPFFADTRIFIYPGYHFNVVDALITNFHLPESTLIMLVSAFAGYENTMHAYQQAVQERYRFFSYGDAMFITKK; encoded by the coding sequence ATGCAACTTTCTGATTTTCATTTTGATTTACCCAATGAACTCATCGCACGTTATCCCTTGGAAAACCGCAGCGAGTGTCGCTTACTTTGCTTAGATGGACCATCTGGGCAACTTGAAAATGGTATTTTTACCGATATTCTTGATAAACTACATGAAGGTGACTTGTTAGTATTTAATAATACCCGAGTTATTCCCGCTCGTTTATATGGTCGTAAGGCATCCGGTGGTAAAATTGAAATCTTAGTTGAAAGGATACTTGATAATAATCGGGTATTGGCTCATGTCAAAGCATCTAAATCACCCAAAGTAGGTGCCGAACTATTGTTAGGTGAGCATGATCAGTATCAAATAACCATGCTTGCAAGACATGATGCGTTGTTTGAATTGCAATTTCCTGATGATGTATTGACGATTTTAAATCAAATAGGTCATATTCCATTACCGCCTTATATTGATCGACCCGATGATGAACATGACCGAGAAGTTTATCAAACTGTCTATAATAAAGTACCGGGAGCGGTCGCCGCACCAACGGCAGGACTCCATTTTGATGACGGGTTATTAAACCAATTAAAGCAAAAAGGCGTCGAAATGGCATTTGTTACGCTACATGTGGGGGCGGGGACTTTTCAACCTGTTAGAGTTGATCATATAACTGATCACGTAATGCATGCTGAATATGCACAAGTGCCACAAGAAGTTGTCGATGCTGTTTTAGCATGTAAAGCACGTGGTAAACGAGTTATTGCAGTGGGTACTACTTCTGTGCGCGCTTTAGAAAGTGCTGCACAAAAGACGGGACACATTGCCCCATTCTTTGCCGATACGCGTATATTTATTTATCCGGGATATCATTTTAATGTTGTTGATGCACTGATTACTAATTTCCATTTACCTGAATCAACATTAATCATGCTAGTTTCAGCTTTTGCCGGTTATGAAAATACTATGCATGCTTATCAACAAGCAGTTCAAGAACGATATCGCTTTTTTAGTTATGGTGATGCCATGTTTATAACTAAAAAATAA